A part of Planococcus sp. MB-3u-03 genomic DNA contains:
- a CDS encoding LLM class flavin-dependent oxidoreductase: protein MTVLNILDYSPIDEGETAASALRSTAELAKLADRLGYKRYWVAEHHQVFSVAGSTPEMLMMHLATLTERIRIGSGGVMLPHYSAYKVAENFRLLEALHPNRIDLGVGRSPSFRLVNQALNESKGKRVPYAQQLIDLEKYFTDDVDSDHRFQKLKATPITETAPELWLLGTGEGSAKLAAEQGMAYAYAHFARPEKAGIDAIDRYRETFIPSGLREQPYVAIAVFAIVGETEEQAEQLAKAFDLWLLFVESDFQPPYYPSVETAQKRRLSAVEQERVERNRSRMLVGTAEQVKQQIETVAGQFGADEITIIPNIAGHQARIDTVRLLAEAFDMQ, encoded by the coding sequence ATGACCGTCTTGAATATTTTGGATTACTCGCCGATTGATGAAGGCGAAACGGCAGCTTCCGCGCTTCGCTCAACTGCGGAATTGGCGAAATTGGCAGATCGATTGGGATATAAACGCTATTGGGTCGCGGAACACCATCAAGTGTTTTCAGTTGCCGGCAGTACGCCGGAAATGCTCATGATGCACCTCGCGACACTGACCGAACGCATCCGTATCGGCTCGGGCGGCGTCATGCTGCCGCATTACAGCGCCTATAAAGTGGCGGAGAATTTCCGTCTGCTTGAAGCGCTGCACCCGAACCGGATCGATCTCGGCGTCGGGCGTTCCCCGAGCTTCCGGCTCGTCAACCAGGCACTCAATGAATCGAAAGGCAAGCGCGTTCCGTATGCCCAGCAGCTCATCGACCTGGAAAAATATTTCACCGACGATGTGGATAGCGACCACCGATTCCAGAAACTGAAAGCGACACCGATCACGGAGACAGCGCCTGAATTGTGGCTGCTCGGTACAGGTGAAGGCTCTGCGAAACTCGCGGCGGAACAGGGCATGGCTTATGCCTATGCTCATTTCGCCCGCCCTGAAAAAGCGGGAATCGATGCGATCGACCGCTACCGCGAGACGTTCATCCCGTCCGGATTGCGTGAGCAGCCGTATGTCGCCATTGCTGTTTTCGCCATTGTTGGCGAGACGGAAGAACAAGCCGAACAGCTCGCCAAAGCATTCGATTTGTGGCTGTTGTTCGTCGAATCGGATTTCCAGCCGCCGTATTATCCATCGGTCGAAACGGCTCAAAAGCGGCGGCTCAGTGCAGTCGAGCAAGAACGCGTCGAGCGCAACCGGAGCCGCATGCTCGTCGGCACGGCTGAACAAGTCAAGCAGCAAATTGAAACGGTTGCCGGCCAGTTCGGAGCTGATGAAATCACCATCATCCCGAATATTGCCGGCCATCAAGCGCGTATAGATACTGTGCGTTTGCTGGCTGAAGCATTTGATATGCAGTGA
- a CDS encoding YdhK family protein, whose amino-acid sequence MIRKKLMMGSASLAAALTLAACGGEEADNSSAPEEQAETTNEAGEVLEEIDDPEEREESDGHEGMDHSSDGEVPDELMEADNPTYAVGDTATIQANHMPGMDGATATIAGAYDTTAYSVSYTPTDGGAPVENHKWVIHEELEDAPDTPYAEGDAVTLDAEHMEGMKGASAAVDSAEETTVYMVDFENTETGESVTNHKWVTESELAAE is encoded by the coding sequence ATGATTAGGAAAAAACTCATGATGGGCAGCGCATCACTCGCAGCAGCCCTGACACTTGCCGCGTGCGGAGGCGAGGAAGCTGATAATTCATCCGCTCCCGAAGAACAAGCCGAAACGACCAACGAAGCAGGTGAAGTGCTCGAAGAGATCGATGACCCAGAAGAGCGCGAAGAAAGCGATGGCCATGAAGGCATGGACCACTCGAGCGATGGCGAAGTGCCAGACGAGTTGATGGAAGCCGATAATCCAACCTATGCCGTTGGGGATACGGCGACCATCCAAGCAAATCATATGCCTGGCATGGATGGCGCCACAGCAACCATCGCCGGTGCGTATGACACGACTGCCTACAGCGTCAGCTACACGCCAACTGACGGAGGCGCACCGGTCGAAAACCATAAATGGGTCATTCACGAAGAACTCGAAGACGCACCAGATACCCCTTACGCTGAAGGCGATGCCGTCACACTCGACGCCGAGCATATGGAAGGCATGAAAGGCGCAAGCGCAGCGGTCGACAGCGCTGAAGAAACGACCGTGTACATGGTCGATTTCGAAAATACCGAAACCGGAGAATCAGTCACCAACCATAAATGGGTTACAGAAAGCGAATTAGCCGCTGAGTAA
- a CDS encoding F510_1955 family glycosylhydrolase yields MKKNWLWPVMAAGLFISACSAETAQEETEDSTDAAPESAEETETASAVDSAAMELEVPFDGMMDHVHGMGYIEENGGLYFASHHGLKVNRDGNWTEIEDQYHDFMGFNATATGFVSSGHPDMQSGMQNPLGIKRSDDGGETFDDLGFEGETDFHEMAVGYNTNNLFVFNPQANSEMETGFHRSDDAGESWQQTAAEGLEGKVTYLAMHPDDSMMIAAASNQGIFLSEDGGESFTRITEGELGTAAFFSEDALYYATYSEEAKLVKRDLSGGEEEISLPEMTEDGVVYLAQHPENPEQLAIYTAKGHAWETQDAGENWTQILNAGQVQ; encoded by the coding sequence ATGAAAAAGAACTGGTTATGGCCGGTCATGGCAGCCGGGCTGTTCATTTCAGCTTGTAGCGCAGAAACGGCTCAAGAGGAAACAGAAGATTCAACCGACGCGGCACCTGAATCAGCTGAGGAAACCGAAACAGCTTCAGCAGTGGATAGTGCGGCAATGGAGCTTGAAGTCCCGTTTGACGGCATGATGGACCATGTTCATGGCATGGGTTATATCGAAGAAAACGGCGGATTGTATTTCGCCTCGCATCACGGCTTGAAAGTGAATCGCGATGGAAACTGGACAGAAATAGAAGATCAATACCATGATTTCATGGGCTTTAACGCCACGGCGACTGGTTTTGTGTCATCAGGGCATCCAGATATGCAATCCGGCATGCAAAATCCGCTCGGCATCAAACGCAGCGATGATGGGGGAGAAACCTTCGATGACCTCGGATTTGAAGGAGAAACGGATTTTCATGAAATGGCAGTCGGCTACAATACGAATAATTTATTCGTCTTCAATCCGCAAGCCAACTCCGAAATGGAAACCGGCTTCCACCGCAGCGACGATGCCGGAGAGTCTTGGCAGCAGACAGCAGCAGAAGGGCTTGAGGGAAAAGTGACCTATCTTGCGATGCATCCCGATGATTCGATGATGATCGCAGCAGCGTCGAACCAGGGGATTTTCTTGTCTGAAGACGGCGGCGAGAGCTTCACGCGCATCACGGAAGGCGAACTCGGAACCGCTGCATTCTTCAGTGAAGATGCGCTTTATTACGCTACGTACAGCGAAGAAGCAAAACTCGTGAAACGTGATCTGTCAGGCGGCGAAGAGGAGATTTCCTTGCCGGAGATGACAGAAGACGGTGTTGTCTACCTCGCGCAGCATCCGGAGAACCCAGAGCAGCTGGCAATTTATACAGCCAAAGGCCATGCATGGGAGACGCAGGATGCCGGTGAAAACTGGACACAAATCTTGAATGCGGGGCAAGTGCAGTAA
- a CDS encoding TAXI family TRAP transporter solute-binding subunit, producing the protein MNKYKLSAFTAVVAGAMTLAACGGGEESGSGGEGGGEGLESNIVTIATGGASGPYNIIGSTLADVYSNEYGVNSRTQTTGASVENVNLMKEDKIEMAFTMSDVVSQAVEGEESFTEPTDKISQIAALYPNYVQIVTTAESGIETFDDLVGKRIAVGDQNSGVEVNARTLLEGHGITYDDIQVDYLGYAEAADGLRAGQLDAAFLTSGLPNASLLELSETLDIRMVSIDPADVEEIAQDQSYFVALDIPADTYGNEEAVPTAAIMNALVVRSDMSEDDVYKLTQTFFDNLETLGNSHQAATDITLEEAQEGLVAPLHPGAERYYSEQ; encoded by the coding sequence ATGAACAAATATAAATTAAGCGCTTTCACGGCTGTAGTCGCTGGCGCTATGACGCTTGCTGCATGCGGCGGTGGTGAAGAATCAGGATCCGGCGGCGAGGGCGGCGGCGAAGGCCTCGAATCGAATATCGTGACGATTGCAACGGGCGGTGCATCCGGCCCTTATAACATCATCGGTTCAACACTTGCCGATGTTTACAGTAATGAGTACGGCGTGAACTCGCGTACACAGACGACCGGTGCGTCCGTTGAAAACGTTAACTTAATGAAAGAAGACAAAATTGAAATGGCATTTACGATGAGCGACGTCGTCAGCCAAGCGGTTGAAGGCGAAGAAAGCTTCACAGAGCCGACTGATAAAATTAGCCAAATTGCAGCACTTTACCCGAACTATGTGCAGATCGTAACGACCGCTGAATCCGGCATCGAAACTTTCGATGACCTGGTCGGCAAACGCATCGCAGTCGGTGACCAAAACTCCGGCGTTGAAGTCAATGCCCGCACTCTTCTTGAAGGCCACGGCATCACATACGACGACATCCAGGTTGATTACCTCGGTTATGCAGAAGCGGCTGACGGCTTGCGTGCCGGCCAATTGGACGCAGCATTTTTGACGAGCGGCTTGCCGAACGCATCGCTACTGGAGCTTTCGGAAACACTGGATATCCGTATGGTGTCGATTGACCCTGCCGATGTTGAGGAAATTGCCCAGGATCAAAGTTATTTCGTCGCGCTTGATATCCCTGCAGACACATACGGAAATGAAGAAGCGGTTCCGACTGCAGCGATCATGAACGCCTTGGTCGTCCGTTCGGATATGAGCGAAGACGATGTTTATAAATTGACGCAGACTTTCTTCGACAACTTGGAAACACTCGGGAATTCCCACCAGGCAGCAACCGACATCACACTTGAAGAAGCACAAGAAGGGCTAGTGGCGCCATTGCACCCAGGCGCTGAACGCTACTATAGTGAACAATAA
- a CDS encoding TRAP transporter permease, with the protein MTKDNRDLDVESVSAHTEDKNVSQEVLEKYDTDAKVRKLRNRNIVFAIAAIAIAYSLYHLWVTFNPLPALQARSIHVAVGMGLVFLVYPAFKKQDKTRIPFYDWILFLFSLATAGYLIYEYEAIMTTRGGIPNTLDIIMAIATVVLVLEAARRVTGIILPILALVFLVYPFISHNLWMPDMLMTRPFDLGDIFGQLYLKTEGLYSTAISASLQFIFLFILFGAFLAKSGMGQLFNDLAMALAGSKQGGPAKVAVISSGFMGSINGSAIANVVGTGAFTIPLMKKIGYNKNFAGAVEASASVGGQILPPIMGASAFIMAETTGIAYGTIALAALLPAVLYFLGVIMQVHFRAGKDSLRGIPKADLPRTKEVLKEKGHLLLPIVGLVFMLYTGMPIAYAAFYTIVLTVVVAAFRKSTRMGVRDILEALENGARQSLSVMIACAVVGIIIGVVSLTSFGTVMTSAITAFGAGSLFWTLFLTMLASIVLGMGLPSIPAYIITATMTAPALAEFGIPVLVAHLFVFYFGIFANITPPVALAAFAGAGVSGGDPMRTGFNALKLAIAGFIIPYLFVYNPAMLMIDTTDVAVNATEFALPPILEIVMITVTAIIGIIALSAAAEGYFQTRMNVVTRILLGAGALMTIFPETLTDTIGLIIVLGIFALNYMNARKKNQAANTA; encoded by the coding sequence ATGACCAAAGACAACCGGGATTTAGATGTTGAGAGCGTCTCGGCACATACAGAAGATAAAAACGTCAGCCAGGAAGTGCTGGAGAAATACGATACGGACGCCAAAGTCCGCAAATTGCGCAATCGCAATATCGTCTTTGCCATTGCGGCAATCGCTATCGCGTACTCCTTGTATCACCTTTGGGTGACATTCAATCCGCTGCCTGCACTTCAGGCGCGCTCGATTCACGTAGCCGTCGGGATGGGGCTTGTGTTCCTGGTCTATCCGGCATTCAAAAAGCAGGACAAGACGCGCATCCCATTCTATGATTGGATTTTGTTCTTATTCAGTTTGGCGACCGCGGGGTACTTGATCTATGAATACGAAGCGATCATGACGACGCGTGGCGGGATTCCGAATACGCTCGACATCATCATGGCCATCGCGACTGTCGTCCTGGTACTCGAAGCTGCGCGCCGCGTGACTGGCATTATCCTGCCGATCCTCGCGCTCGTGTTCCTCGTCTATCCGTTCATCAGCCACAATCTGTGGATGCCGGATATGCTCATGACGCGCCCGTTTGATCTCGGCGATATTTTCGGCCAGTTGTATTTGAAGACGGAAGGTTTGTACTCGACGGCGATTTCCGCCTCCTTGCAATTCATTTTCCTGTTCATCCTATTTGGCGCGTTCCTCGCGAAATCGGGGATGGGCCAATTGTTCAATGATTTGGCGATGGCGCTTGCCGGATCCAAGCAGGGCGGACCGGCAAAAGTGGCGGTCATCTCGTCTGGATTTATGGGAAGCATCAACGGCTCCGCGATTGCAAACGTCGTCGGAACCGGCGCATTCACCATTCCCTTAATGAAAAAAATTGGCTACAATAAAAACTTTGCAGGCGCCGTTGAGGCAAGCGCCTCGGTCGGCGGACAGATTTTGCCGCCGATCATGGGCGCCAGTGCCTTCATCATGGCGGAAACGACAGGCATCGCCTACGGCACGATTGCGCTCGCCGCACTCTTGCCAGCGGTCCTGTATTTCCTCGGCGTCATCATGCAAGTCCATTTCCGCGCCGGCAAAGACAGCTTACGCGGGATTCCGAAAGCTGACTTGCCGCGCACCAAAGAAGTATTGAAAGAAAAAGGGCATCTGCTATTGCCGATTGTGGGGCTTGTGTTCATGCTCTATACCGGCATGCCGATTGCTTATGCCGCTTTCTACACAATCGTCCTGACAGTCGTCGTCGCGGCTTTCCGAAAATCGACGCGCATGGGCGTACGCGATATCCTCGAAGCGCTTGAAAACGGCGCGCGCCAATCGCTTTCCGTCATGATCGCCTGTGCGGTCGTCGGAATCATCATCGGCGTCGTCAGCCTGACAAGCTTCGGAACGGTCATGACTTCTGCCATCACGGCGTTCGGTGCAGGATCCCTGTTCTGGACTTTGTTCCTGACGATGCTCGCCTCCATCGTACTTGGCATGGGCTTGCCGTCCATCCCGGCGTATATCATCACAGCGACCATGACAGCACCGGCACTTGCTGAATTCGGCATCCCGGTTCTCGTTGCGCATTTGTTCGTGTTCTACTTTGGGATTTTCGCGAACATCACGCCTCCTGTCGCGCTGGCCGCCTTCGCGGGTGCCGGGGTGTCCGGAGGGGATCCGATGCGAACCGGCTTCAATGCTTTGAAGCTTGCCATCGCCGGGTTTATCATTCCATATCTGTTTGTCTACAATCCAGCGATGCTAATGATCGATACGACGGATGTGGCCGTCAACGCGACAGAATTCGCCTTGCCGCCAATACTCGAGATCGTCATGATCACGGTGACGGCGATTATCGGAATCATCGCACTCAGTGCTGCAGCAGAAGGCTATTTCCAAACGCGCATGAATGTCGTGACGCGGATCCTGCTCGGCGCCGGTGCATTGATGACGATCTTCCCGGAAACCTTGACGGACACGATCGGCTTAATCATCGTGCTCGGAATCTTCGCTTTGAATTACATGAATGCACGCAAGAAAAATCAGGCCGCAAACACGGCCTGA
- a CDS encoding DUF1850 domain-containing protein gives MLLFFLLIKLPVIAFETDGERFYLKEEAFELSWIHSVEKEEWREYYERNGQTLLLTETHFKTFGAGVPSDGTILPSDDGFVHMQIDREFEELNLTVSENAHTLIRAGGREIPLYALTDDYETFRISVEYIHLWNYVGGKIL, from the coding sequence GTGCTCCTTTTTTTCCTGCTAATAAAACTGCCGGTCATTGCCTTTGAAACAGATGGCGAGCGGTTTTATTTGAAGGAAGAGGCGTTCGAATTGTCGTGGATTCATTCAGTTGAAAAAGAAGAATGGCGCGAATACTACGAACGCAACGGGCAGACGCTGTTGTTGACGGAAACCCATTTCAAGACATTCGGCGCAGGGGTGCCGTCAGATGGCACAATTTTGCCATCCGATGACGGATTCGTCCATATGCAAATCGACCGGGAATTTGAAGAACTGAATTTGACCGTTTCGGAAAATGCCCACACCTTAATACGCGCAGGCGGCCGGGAAATCCCGCTTTACGCTTTAACCGATGATTATGAAACATTCCGCATTTCGGTCGAGTATATTCATTTATGGAATTATGTAGGAGGGAAGATATTATGA
- a CDS encoding bifunctional homocysteine S-methyltransferase/methylenetetrahydrofolate reductase — MMLLDELKKRMLTADGAMGTLLYSYGIEYCNEELNIQRPEVIEKIHRDYIAAGADIIQTNTYGANAHKLARYGLEEQTEAINKAAIAIANKAAKDGGQFVVGTIGGIRGIRKSDATLDEIVAMVDQQAQHLLSGNPDGLLLETYYDFEELAATVSHLKKLTDAPLIAQLSMHEPGILQNGMSLNEGLKRLDALGAEIVGVNCRLGPHHTIQAFEGVELPEKAFLSAYPNASLLDIEDGRIVYESEADYFGRAALLLREEGVRLIGGCCGTTPKHIEAVKKRIGHLQPITEKKVEEKKPIVIREAEALKDKPLHEKAKTERTIIVELDTPRHLDIDKFLEGSKALDAEGIDAITMADNSLASPRISNMAMGSIIKRKQDVRPLAHITCRDRNLIGLQSHIMGLNALGIHDILAVTGDPTKVGDFPGATSVYDVSSMELIQLIKKLNEGISFSGKPLRKKANFSVAAAFNPNVRVVERAVARLEKKIEAGADYFISQPVYTKEKIIEIHEATKHLDTPIFLGVMPLTSIRSADFLHNEVPGIKLSEEALDRMRACGEDKEKATAEGIQIAKELIDTAAELFNGIYLITPFVRYDMTVELIRHIRQLDLKKASDRAYA; from the coding sequence ATCATGTTATTAGATGAACTGAAAAAACGAATGCTGACGGCGGACGGCGCCATGGGAACGCTGTTGTACTCCTACGGCATCGAATACTGCAACGAGGAATTGAACATCCAGCGACCGGAAGTGATCGAGAAGATCCACCGCGATTATATCGCAGCCGGGGCGGATATCATCCAAACGAACACATACGGGGCGAACGCCCATAAACTGGCGCGCTACGGGCTCGAAGAACAGACCGAAGCGATCAATAAAGCAGCGATCGCCATCGCCAATAAAGCCGCAAAAGACGGCGGACAGTTTGTCGTCGGCACGATCGGCGGCATCCGAGGCATCCGCAAAAGCGATGCGACTTTGGATGAGATCGTCGCCATGGTCGACCAGCAAGCCCAGCATCTATTGTCCGGCAATCCGGACGGCTTATTGCTGGAAACTTATTACGATTTCGAGGAACTGGCGGCGACCGTCAGCCATCTGAAGAAACTGACCGACGCCCCGCTCATCGCGCAATTATCGATGCACGAACCCGGCATCTTGCAAAACGGCATGAGCTTGAACGAAGGATTGAAACGTCTCGACGCGCTCGGTGCGGAAATTGTCGGCGTCAACTGCCGCCTTGGACCGCACCATACGATCCAAGCGTTCGAAGGCGTCGAACTTCCGGAAAAAGCCTTTTTGTCGGCTTACCCGAACGCTTCGCTTTTGGATATCGAAGACGGGCGCATCGTCTATGAATCGGAAGCCGATTATTTCGGCCGTGCGGCATTGCTTTTGCGTGAAGAAGGCGTCCGGTTGATTGGCGGCTGCTGCGGCACGACGCCGAAGCATATCGAAGCGGTGAAAAAACGCATCGGCCATCTGCAGCCGATTACCGAAAAGAAAGTCGAAGAGAAAAAACCGATCGTCATCCGCGAAGCAGAAGCCTTGAAAGACAAGCCTTTACACGAAAAAGCGAAAACCGAACGGACGATCATCGTCGAACTCGATACGCCGCGCCATTTGGATATCGATAAATTCCTCGAAGGTTCAAAAGCATTGGATGCAGAAGGCATTGACGCCATCACGATGGCCGATAATTCACTCGCCTCTCCGCGCATCAGCAATATGGCGATGGGCTCGATCATCAAGCGTAAGCAAGACGTCAGACCTCTAGCGCATATCACCTGCAGAGACCGCAACCTGATCGGCCTGCAATCGCATATTATGGGACTGAATGCACTCGGCATCCACGACATACTTGCCGTCACGGGCGATCCGACAAAAGTTGGCGATTTCCCGGGCGCGACAAGCGTCTATGATGTATCGAGCATGGAATTGATCCAGCTCATCAAAAAACTCAACGAAGGCATTTCATTCTCCGGGAAACCATTGCGGAAAAAAGCGAATTTCTCTGTCGCCGCCGCGTTCAACCCGAACGTTCGCGTCGTGGAGCGGGCTGTAGCAAGGCTCGAGAAGAAAATTGAAGCCGGGGCAGATTATTTCATTTCACAACCAGTTTATACGAAAGAGAAAATCATCGAGATCCACGAGGCGACAAAGCATTTGGACACGCCGATTTTCCTTGGGGTCATGCCGCTGACGAGCATACGCAGCGCCGATTTCCTGCATAACGAAGTGCCGGGCATCAAATTGTCGGAAGAGGCACTTGACCGCATGCGGGCTTGCGGCGAAGACAAGGAAAAAGCGACGGCGGAAGGCATCCAGATCGCGAAAGAATTGATCGATACCGCAGCGGAACTGTTCAACGGCATTTATTTGATCACGCCATTTGTACGCTACGACATGACGGTGGAATTGATTCGCCACATCCGACAACTAGATTTAAAGAAAGCGAGCGATCGTGCCTATGCCTAA
- a CDS encoding DUF6920 family protein, producing MKRRWPVLALTSLGAYGAYRKYKDMTRLVKPTWPEVRHAGEVEEARTENLPKPIAKWLETIGAVGREQVMGVYVKQVGWMKTKPDQEEWTESTAEQYSFVEPPSFYWKARMKVDGLFVTGSDSFRNGRAGMRIRFAGLVPINRAIPDGKLDESALQRFLMEMAWLPGLVFSPYVRFLNSNERSVEAEMTYNGSTANVTFEFDEKGRMKRARAMRYKDVGEDAKRLPCIAEVHEWQEVEGIEIPRRIDITWIIDGQAFTWYKFTVEAAKFNPRVPDAW from the coding sequence ATGAAACGCAGATGGCCGGTTTTAGCATTGACATCGCTTGGGGCATACGGAGCTTACCGAAAATACAAAGACATGACGCGGCTCGTCAAGCCGACGTGGCCGGAAGTCCGGCACGCCGGGGAAGTGGAAGAGGCAAGAACGGAAAATCTCCCGAAACCGATCGCCAAGTGGCTGGAGACGATCGGCGCGGTCGGCCGTGAACAGGTGATGGGCGTCTATGTAAAGCAAGTAGGCTGGATGAAGACCAAACCCGATCAGGAAGAATGGACGGAATCGACTGCCGAACAATACAGCTTTGTCGAACCGCCGTCGTTCTATTGGAAAGCGCGTATGAAAGTGGATGGCTTGTTCGTAACCGGATCCGATAGTTTCCGCAATGGCCGCGCGGGGATGCGTATCCGCTTCGCGGGGCTTGTGCCGATCAACCGCGCGATTCCGGACGGCAAGCTCGATGAATCGGCCTTGCAGCGCTTTTTAATGGAGATGGCCTGGCTGCCGGGACTGGTGTTCAGCCCGTACGTGCGGTTTTTGAACAGCAACGAACGTTCTGTGGAAGCGGAAATGACTTATAACGGGTCGACTGCCAATGTGACCTTTGAATTTGATGAAAAAGGGCGCATGAAGCGGGCGCGCGCGATGCGCTATAAAGATGTTGGCGAAGATGCGAAGCGCTTGCCGTGCATTGCGGAAGTGCATGAATGGCAGGAAGTCGAAGGCATCGAAATCCCACGGCGCATCGACATCACTTGGATCATCGACGGCCAAGCGTTCACTTGGTATAAGTTCACCGTCGAAGCCGCTAAATTCAATCCGCGTGTTCCGGATGCCTGGTGA
- a CDS encoding cation diffusion facilitator family transporter: MKEFIGLLKFGTKSALWAAIVNTVVAIIKTAAYLITGNVAMFAEMMHSYGDAANQFFVFIGSALSKKEPTERFPGGFGRLVNLVLLGAVLVVGVLAYETIVEGIHHISDATHSEDWFWLNIGVLGTAAMLEAAVLYKAMKEITEHLPKDEVSGFKIIPASYKHAKEAKPATKLVFLEDNVAVGGALLALLAIVISTYTPFHSATGYASIIIGISLIVVVGRIFLDNAAGVLGVADLGLQARIGSKIMEHPQIMDIQDLYAIKEGDSLHIEIKVEVDPSMTIEEADDIRDYIEQQLKEKIKNVTDVIIEFDEDDGKVTWIKPQE; encoded by the coding sequence ATGAAGGAATTTATCGGATTACTGAAGTTCGGCACGAAATCGGCTTTGTGGGCAGCTATTGTAAACACAGTGGTCGCCATCATAAAAACCGCCGCTTACCTCATTACCGGCAACGTCGCGATGTTTGCAGAAATGATGCATAGTTACGGCGATGCTGCTAACCAATTTTTTGTTTTTATAGGTTCTGCACTCAGCAAAAAAGAGCCTACAGAACGGTTTCCAGGTGGATTCGGCCGTTTGGTGAATCTTGTTTTATTAGGTGCGGTCCTGGTCGTCGGGGTACTTGCCTACGAAACGATTGTTGAAGGAATCCATCACATTTCAGATGCCACCCATTCCGAGGACTGGTTCTGGCTGAACATCGGCGTCTTAGGAACAGCAGCCATGCTCGAAGCTGCAGTGCTTTACAAGGCCATGAAAGAAATCACCGAGCATTTGCCGAAAGACGAAGTGAGCGGATTCAAAATCATTCCGGCAAGTTACAAGCATGCCAAAGAAGCAAAACCAGCCACCAAACTGGTCTTTCTAGAAGACAATGTGGCAGTCGGCGGAGCCTTATTGGCGTTATTGGCTATTGTTATTTCCACCTATACACCATTTCATAGCGCAACTGGCTATGCCTCCATCATCATCGGGATTTCGCTTATTGTAGTCGTCGGCCGAATTTTCCTCGACAATGCAGCCGGCGTTCTCGGAGTTGCGGATCTCGGGCTGCAGGCACGCATTGGCAGTAAAATCATGGAGCACCCACAAATAATGGACATTCAAGATTTATATGCCATCAAAGAAGGAGACAGCCTGCATATCGAAATCAAAGTGGAAGTAGATCCATCGATGACGATTGAAGAAGCAGACGATATCCGGGATTATATCGAACAACAACTCAAAGAAAAGATAAAGAATGTCACAGACGTCATCATTGAATTTGATGAAGACGATGGAAAAGTTACTTGGATTAAACCGCAGGAGTGA